Sequence from the Bombus pyrosoma isolate SC7728 linkage group LG3, ASM1482585v1, whole genome shotgun sequence genome:
AAgagtatttaatttctaaggGATTTTGCAAGGAACTTTGTACGGAGGCGTACatattacagaaaaatttaatacctTTCTGTACCAGATATTTCATCACTGATAGGCTATGGAACGATACACGTTTACCTTTTATACAAGGAATTCCTGATCCATGGAAAACTAGAACACTTCATCGAAGCCAGTCCAGTAAATATTCTCGATTGCGATTTTCTCGcaccaaaaatatttgttctacACGATTTGCGTGCGTGTACGATGGAGACGACGAGGCAGAAATAGAACGCGGTGTCCCGTGTCAATTTAATAAAGATCATATTGATGATAAAAAAGATCCTCCTCAAGAAGGACACCAAGAATCAAATTATTCGCTAATTGAGAGAACATTCAAAGACAATTTGGAGGAAGTtcggaaaaaagaaaaaagatacacTAGTCAGTTATCCTTTAAGAAAAACTCGAAATTATCGAATCGGAGGAAACCTACAGAAAAAGTGAAACATGACCAATGTACTGAGACTGTTGTAGAAAAAACTCGTCCTAAGTctcaagaaattatttctaataaaaatcttaataaGCATACTCGTTCTAAATACACACATCACAAAAAGGATCAATTGGAGGATAAAAAGCAATTTGCATCAAAGAATGATTTAGAAAATGGAACAATTACTAAAAAGGAAGGCCAAACTACTTCTGAAAAAGCAGCCGATGGAATTGCACAAActaatataattctaaaagataaaattggTGAAGTACAAGAATCTTTTCCCAGAAAACACATAGAGGTAAATACCCAAATGTATCCTAATAATATTGCCTGTTGCAATTGTATACTACATAGTTATATCCTTTCAAGTATACATTGTTTTCGTAATTGTACGAGTCCATTGAAAGATGTGAACTTGTCAAATAGCGTACTGTGTCAAGAAtgcgaaaatatttattgtaaacgGAAAccagagaaattaatttctccgaAAAAAAAGTTAGAGTTTTGTACACCAGACCCGAAAAGGCACGCAAAACATAAACAACGAGTATATATGAAGCgagaaaaaaattacgaatggACGAAGCAGATGTTGTGCACTTGTATGCAGAAGGTGAGGAAACAATTTGGGGAACAAAACAGACTAGACCATTGCATACAAACAAAGGACGCGATCTTCCCTAAGCAAGAACTAAAACTGATGTGTTATTATTGTAATAGCCCTGAtctgaaaattgagaaaatctCTGTAAACACGTCTGGTCGAAATACGCGTTCGTGTATCTGTAAAAAAGATTCGATCAGACCGAGGAACGAACAAAATAAGATCAGGGACTGCGttacgaaatattcaattacaaaaaGTCGAAGGAATTTTATTCCAGGTTCTAAGAAGCGTAGTTATACGTGCATTGGAAACAAAAGGCATGTTTCTAAGTGTGACCTTGACTGGGCGTCACCATCGATGACTGCTAAATGGGGACATAATATGGCAAAAAAGCATGATTGTGAATTCTCGAAGAAAAATGGTTGtcatgataaaatattaaaagtagaaaCCGAAAGAACTAGGATTgacaaagaaacgaagaggaaCGAAAGTACTCAGACGTTTGGCAATATTGTAACAGGTGAAAAATAGTCGAAATGAAAGAAGCACCAAAAGACCTTGCTCACGGTGAtcagttatttataaatagttaTTAGTTATTTGTAGATAGAAACGGGAaaggatataaaaaagaagcatCAGAAGATTGCTTTTgcaatgttataaataaaaataaagaaacggaTAAACAGATTAATATTATGACTGATGAGTATGAAGAAATCGAAGCTGCAGAATTTCAACATTCAGAATCCAATAAACTCGTGTGCTGTTCCGTATCAGATAGTGGAGAGAATGCGGACGTATCCGATAATACAAATGTCGACTTTAATGCCTTGACCCAAGATAGATCGTCAGTAACTTCAATAACATTCgtaaaacaaatgaataatCTTGCTTCAATAAAGAGCCAATATCGGCAAAGAAATCCGAAGAGAGTTTGTCACTTTCGTCGTACATCATCGCGAGGAATCGCGTCAAATTTCGGacagaatttaaaaatcgaaggTAAATACTGAAGTAACTTTCCAATTGCTTCGTGCATTCTTGTTTCTTGTCCTACGACTGGTAAAAAAAGATGAGGATGTTGTAGGCCATGaaggattaattaatacaacaGAAAGGGAAATACTGAGAAATGCGGAATATACaatgtaatatacaaaaatttggtTGCAGAAAATATGTAACACGTACAGTTGTTTACTTAAATCGTCCTAAACACTTATAGAAATCTTCTATTAAATAAGTGTTCAAGTACTTTTGTGGGTTACTGCATTTAGTAATGAGTAaaacattcttttaaaaatcaacTCATGTATGTAATATGATAAAGCTGAGATAACAGAGAaagataattacataattcgTCGACAAGTTACACTGTTGTTCTTGTAGTTAACGTCTTGTAGTTAACACTGACATAAAATCAAGATAATTGGatgaataatatgtaaaaaattaacaaaattaattatgaaattattatgctgtaaaatcatgaaattgtagatacatacatgtatctaATAAGtggttaaaaagaaataatttgaaaaaaattgtgcGTGGAATAAATACGCATAAGATGGAACATTCACCTTACTTGGGTACATACTTTGATATCactcgatgaaataaaaaagtgcTTAAAAAGGCAGGGTAGaattaatatatgaaataagaGAATTATTCTAGGGAACATctgtcttttatttaattatttatcaacgCGGGAAAGCTAAAgaattatataagaaaatactGTACTAAGTAAAAACGATAACTCTTTGTTTAATACTGGTAGAAAGTttgcaaagataaaaaataaaaagtaacaggctggaaataataaagtaataaaactaagaggaaaaggatatttttactaaaattatttaaaatacttatgtactaaaattattgaaaaataagcaattaatttgattaaaatgtataccgtctattttagaaaataatatttagatgcgaaaaaagataaaatccagaaatattaattagtaatatgtatatttttgttattgaacaaaatgtacattataattcaataatacaatattatttaataatattattataataaaaacagatttttaaaaattgaagtgctttacaatgaaattaaaatacctCGATCATcttaaaaatacgtaatatatgaGATATGAAAACGTTATCAATAAATCTTAACCATTAAAGTTCAACGTCTTAACGCAACGAGTGTTTGATTAGAACTGGAAACATTTAACAACTACTTTAAGGATGATAAAACGCATTTATATTAAACGAGCAAGAAAAGGAGCAATTAAGAATACCATAAtcgaatacaatttaaaaagatagGATTTTTAggtcttttttattaatatagaatagatatcaattaatttatataaatacataatgctaaaataacaataaattttgatcTGATACTAACAATTAACTACccatattattaataatgtaagCCACCGTggaagttaaataaatattaaaaataaattttataaacattgataATATCAGAGATacgtaaataatttacatatcgtATATTTACGAATGTAAaacatacatattacatatagaAATTTTCGATGTGTACTTATTTAGGTATGTTCATATTTCGTACAttcattcattaaaatatgattaagTATGATAACATCTGCATCTGAgaaaacaataacaaaattataatgaagAGAAAGAGTAGAAAGACTGTGCACAAATATCGTGTTATCACAAAGCTTAAATACCTATTAAATTGAAAGCTGGAAATACATTTTCACAATGTGAAATAGCGTGAATTCTGCGATTGGTCCATTCTCGTAATTGACTTTCACTGCCATCTATCAATTGAAGTACGAATCATTTTACATTGTGTT
This genomic interval carries:
- the LOC122566011 gene encoding uncharacterized protein LOC122566011 is translated as MYPNNIACCNCILHSYILSSIHCFRNCTSPLKDVNLSNSVLCQECENIYCKRKPEKLISPKKKLEFCTPDPKRHAKHKQRVYMKREKNYEWTKQMLCTCMQKVRKQFGEQNRLDHCIQTKDAIFPKQELKLMCYYCNSPDLKIEKISVNTSGRNTRSCICKKDSIRPRNEQNKIRDCVTKYSITKSRRNFIPGSKKRSYTCIGNKRHVSKCDLDWASPSMTAKWGHNMAKKHDCEFSKKNGCHDKILKVETERTRIDKETKRNESTQTFGNIVTVICR